One window of the Populus nigra chromosome 4, ddPopNigr1.1, whole genome shotgun sequence genome contains the following:
- the LOC133691510 gene encoding probable serine/threonine-protein kinase PIX13 isoform X2, with translation MLLLDPFFCLSRNQRNQFIISYPRPAGRPQHSSNPETISKISIRMGNCWGTTPVTNHNSPTPTKPSTPETTWNHSKENGLGSRSSSQCKAKEDDKFGMGMEKKGKDEIAMISAAASGQIILAPKLFTLAELKSATRNFKPNTVLGEGGFGRVFKGWVDEKTYAPAKVGTGMAVAVKKSSPESSQGLEEWQSEVEFLGKLSHPNLVKLLGYCWEDEHFLLVYEYMQKGSLEKHLFRKGAEPLAWDIRLKIAIGAAQGLAFLHTSDKSVIYRDFKTSNILLDGAYNAKLSDFGLAKLGPLNGDSHVTTRIMGTYGYAAPEYLATGHLYVKSDVYGFGVVLLELLTGLKALDTNRPSGQHNLVEYARPFLLERRKLKKIMDPGLEERYPLKAAMQAAELILRCLESDLRIRPSMEEVSEILIKIKDVKEKPKKSKSSCSDGSYARRQEERSRHQSPLQPRHGGTGYKLGKQRTQ, from the exons ATGTTACTTCTTGACCCTTTCTTCTGCCTTTCGAGGAACCAACGCAACCAGTTTATCATTTCATATCCAAGGCCGGCAGGCCGGCCACAGCACAGCTCCAATCCAGAGACGATATCAAAAATCTCTATCCGCATGGGAAATTGTTGGGGAACTACTCCTGTCACTAACCATAATAGCCCCACGCCTACAAAGCCTTCTACTCCAG AAACAACATGGAACCACAGCAAAGAAAATGGACTGGGGAGCAGAAGCAGCAGCCAATGTAAGGCAAAAGAAGATGACAAGTTTGGTATGGGTATGGAAAAGAAGGGAAAGGATGAAATAGCAATGATTTCTGCAGCTGCAAGTGGACAGATTATATTGGCACCAAAGCTGTTCACTCTAGCAGAGTTGAAAAGTGCTACTAGGAATTTTAAACCTAATACTGTGCTCGGGGAAGGTGGATTCGGCAGAGTTTTTAAGGGTTGGGTCGATGAGAAGACTTATGCACCAGCTAAAGTTGGTACTGGCATGGCTGTAGCAGTCAAGAAATCAAGCCCAGAGAGCTCTCAAGGTCTAGAGGAGTGGCAG TCTGAGGTTGAGTTCCtggggaaattgtctcatccaAACCTTGTCAAACTCTTGGGTTACTGCTGGGAGGATGAACATTTCCTCCTTGTCTACGAATACATGCAGAAGGGGAGCTTGGAAAAGCACCTTTTCAGAA AGGGTGCAGAACCACTTGCATGGGACATTAGGCTTAAAATAGCCATTGGAGCTGCTCAAGGTCTTGCCTTCCTCCACACTTCTGACAAGAGCGTCATCTATCGAGACTTCAAGACatctaatatattattggaTGGG GCCTACAACGCAAAACTTTCTGACTTTGGGCTGGCGAAATTAGGTCCATTAAATGGCGACTCCCATGTTACAACAAGGATCATGGGCACATATGGTTATGCAGCTCCTGAATACCTTGCCACTG GTCATTTGTATGTCAAGAGTGATGTGTACGGGTTTGGTGTTGTGCTCCTAGAATTGCTGACGGGCCTAAAGGCCCTCGACACCAATCGGCCGAGTGGACAGCACAATTTGGTAGAGTATGCCAGGCCTTTTCTCTTAGAGAGAAGAAAGCTCAAGAAAATAATGGATCCGGGTCTTGAAGAGCGGTACCCTTTAAAAGCTGCAATGCAAGCAGCTGAACTGATACTGCGTTGTTTGGAATCTGACCTGAGAATTCGACCATCCATGGAAGAAGTTTCGGAGATCTTAATAAAGATAAAGGATGTGAAGGAGAAGCCCAAGAAGAGCAAAAGTAGTTGTTCCGATGGAAGTTATGCAAGGAGACAGGAAGAACGTTCCCGTCATCAATCTCCACTTCAGCCCAGACATGGTGGCACTGGTTACAAG CTTGGAAAGCAGAGAACACAATGA
- the LOC133691146 gene encoding probable serine/threonine-protein kinase PBL21 isoform X1, whose amino-acid sequence MSCFSCINPHRKDIKIDIEHAPRSSSRYSSGYTGAADNGKGQGAEEGARSFTFRELAAATRNFREINLIGEGGFGRVYKGRLETGEIVAVKQLNQDGLQGHQEFIVEVLMLSLLHHSNLVTLIGYCTSGDQRLLVYEYMPMGSLEDHLFDLEPDKEPLSWSTRMKIAVGAARGLEYLHCKADPPVIYRDLKSANILLDNDFNPKLSDFGLAKLGPVGENTHVSTRVMGTYGYCAPEYAMSGKLTVKSDIYSFGVVLLELITGRKAIDRSKKPGEQNLVAWSRPFLKEQKKYCQLADPLLEGCYPRRCLNYAIAITAMCLNEEANFRPLISDILVALEYLASQSRVSESSTGRVRGTNPSLPYSDTKAVTREPDSRSRASI is encoded by the exons ATGAGCTGCTTTTCTTGCATAAACCCACATCGAAAGGATATTAAGATCGACATTGAACACGCCCCAAGATCTAGTTCTCGATATTCATCTGGGTATACAG ggGCCGCAGACAATGGGAAGGGTCAGGGTGCTGAGGAAGGGGCTCGTAGTTTCACATTTCGTGAGCTTGCAGCAGCAACAAGAAATTTTAGAGAGATTAATTTGATTGGTGAAGGAGGTTTTGGCAGGGTTTATAAAGGCAGGTTAGAAACAGGAGAG ATTGTCGCGGTGAAACAACTTAATCAGGATGGTCTTCAGGGGCATCAAGAATTTATCGTGGAGGTTCTTATGCTGAGTCTGTTACACCATTCCAATCTTGTTACCTTGATTGGCTACTGTACTTCTGGTGATCAGAGGCTATTGGTTTATGAGTACATGCCGATGGGTAGTTTGGAAGATCATCTTTTTG ATCTAGAACCCGATAAAGAGCCATTAAGTTGGAGCACTCGGATGAAGATTGCTGTTGGTGCTGCTCGGGGACTCGAGTACCTACACTGTAAAGCAGACCCGCCTGTTATTTATCGCGACCTGAAATCTGCAAATATCTTGCTGGACAATGATTTTAATCCAAAACTATCAGATTTTGGACTTGCAAAATTGGGACCTGTTGGTGAAAATACACATGTTTCAACCAGAGTTATGGGGACATATGGTTACTGTGCCCCAGAGTATGCCATGAGTGGCAAGTTGACTGTTAAATCAGATATTTACAGTTTTGGTGTTGTTTTGTTGGAGTTAATTACTGGGAGAAAGGCTATAGATCGTTCAAAGAAGCCAGGGGAGCAGAACTTAGTTGCTTGG TCTCGCCCGTTTTTGAAAGAGCAAAAGAAATATTGTCAGTTGGCTGATCCTCTGTTGGAAGGTTGTTATCCTCGTCGTTGTTTGAACTATGCGATTGCTATAACTGCAATGTGCCTCAATGAGGAAGCCAATTTTCGCCCTCTTATTAGTGATATACTTGTTGCCCTAGAATATTTGGCTTCACAGTCCCGTGTCTCAGAATCCAGTACTGGTCGAGTACGAGGTACCAATCCATCATTGCCATATTCTGACACGAAAGCCGTTACTCGAGAACCAGATTCTAGGAGCAGAGCTTCCATTTAA
- the LOC133691510 gene encoding probable serine/threonine-protein kinase PIX13 isoform X1: MLLLDPFFCLSRNQRNQFIISYPRPAGRPQHSSNPETISKISIRMGNCWGTTPVTNHNSPTPTKPSTPETTWNHSKENGLGSRSSSQCKAKEDDKFGMGMEKKGKDEIAMISAAASGQIILAPKLFTLAELKSATRNFKPNTVLGEGGFGRVFKGWVDEKTYAPAKVGTGMAVAVKKSSPESSQGLEEWQSEVEFLGKLSHPNLVKLLGYCWEDEHFLLVYEYMQKGSLEKHLFRKGAEPLAWDIRLKIAIGAAQGLAFLHTSDKSVIYRDFKTSNILLDGAYNAKLSDFGLAKLGPLNGDSHVTTRIMGTYGYAAPEYLATGHLYVKSDVYGFGVVLLELLTGLKALDTNRPSGQHNLVEYARPFLLERRKLKKIMDPGLEERYPLKAAMQAAELILRCLESDLRIRPSMEEVSEILIKIKDVKEKPKKSKSSCSDGSYARRQEERSRHQSPLQPRHGGTGYKVRAFSSA; this comes from the exons ATGTTACTTCTTGACCCTTTCTTCTGCCTTTCGAGGAACCAACGCAACCAGTTTATCATTTCATATCCAAGGCCGGCAGGCCGGCCACAGCACAGCTCCAATCCAGAGACGATATCAAAAATCTCTATCCGCATGGGAAATTGTTGGGGAACTACTCCTGTCACTAACCATAATAGCCCCACGCCTACAAAGCCTTCTACTCCAG AAACAACATGGAACCACAGCAAAGAAAATGGACTGGGGAGCAGAAGCAGCAGCCAATGTAAGGCAAAAGAAGATGACAAGTTTGGTATGGGTATGGAAAAGAAGGGAAAGGATGAAATAGCAATGATTTCTGCAGCTGCAAGTGGACAGATTATATTGGCACCAAAGCTGTTCACTCTAGCAGAGTTGAAAAGTGCTACTAGGAATTTTAAACCTAATACTGTGCTCGGGGAAGGTGGATTCGGCAGAGTTTTTAAGGGTTGGGTCGATGAGAAGACTTATGCACCAGCTAAAGTTGGTACTGGCATGGCTGTAGCAGTCAAGAAATCAAGCCCAGAGAGCTCTCAAGGTCTAGAGGAGTGGCAG TCTGAGGTTGAGTTCCtggggaaattgtctcatccaAACCTTGTCAAACTCTTGGGTTACTGCTGGGAGGATGAACATTTCCTCCTTGTCTACGAATACATGCAGAAGGGGAGCTTGGAAAAGCACCTTTTCAGAA AGGGTGCAGAACCACTTGCATGGGACATTAGGCTTAAAATAGCCATTGGAGCTGCTCAAGGTCTTGCCTTCCTCCACACTTCTGACAAGAGCGTCATCTATCGAGACTTCAAGACatctaatatattattggaTGGG GCCTACAACGCAAAACTTTCTGACTTTGGGCTGGCGAAATTAGGTCCATTAAATGGCGACTCCCATGTTACAACAAGGATCATGGGCACATATGGTTATGCAGCTCCTGAATACCTTGCCACTG GTCATTTGTATGTCAAGAGTGATGTGTACGGGTTTGGTGTTGTGCTCCTAGAATTGCTGACGGGCCTAAAGGCCCTCGACACCAATCGGCCGAGTGGACAGCACAATTTGGTAGAGTATGCCAGGCCTTTTCTCTTAGAGAGAAGAAAGCTCAAGAAAATAATGGATCCGGGTCTTGAAGAGCGGTACCCTTTAAAAGCTGCAATGCAAGCAGCTGAACTGATACTGCGTTGTTTGGAATCTGACCTGAGAATTCGACCATCCATGGAAGAAGTTTCGGAGATCTTAATAAAGATAAAGGATGTGAAGGAGAAGCCCAAGAAGAGCAAAAGTAGTTGTTCCGATGGAAGTTATGCAAGGAGACAGGAAGAACGTTCCCGTCATCAATCTCCACTTCAGCCCAGACATGGTGGCACTGGTTACAAGGTTCGAGCCTTCTCCTCAGCTTAG
- the LOC133691146 gene encoding probable serine/threonine-protein kinase PBL21 isoform X2, which yields MSCFSCINPHRKDIKIDIEHAPRSSSRYSSGYTDNGKGQGAEEGARSFTFRELAAATRNFREINLIGEGGFGRVYKGRLETGEIVAVKQLNQDGLQGHQEFIVEVLMLSLLHHSNLVTLIGYCTSGDQRLLVYEYMPMGSLEDHLFDLEPDKEPLSWSTRMKIAVGAARGLEYLHCKADPPVIYRDLKSANILLDNDFNPKLSDFGLAKLGPVGENTHVSTRVMGTYGYCAPEYAMSGKLTVKSDIYSFGVVLLELITGRKAIDRSKKPGEQNLVAWSRPFLKEQKKYCQLADPLLEGCYPRRCLNYAIAITAMCLNEEANFRPLISDILVALEYLASQSRVSESSTGRVRGTNPSLPYSDTKAVTREPDSRSRASI from the exons ATGAGCTGCTTTTCTTGCATAAACCCACATCGAAAGGATATTAAGATCGACATTGAACACGCCCCAAGATCTAGTTCTCGATATTCATCTGGGTATACAG ACAATGGGAAGGGTCAGGGTGCTGAGGAAGGGGCTCGTAGTTTCACATTTCGTGAGCTTGCAGCAGCAACAAGAAATTTTAGAGAGATTAATTTGATTGGTGAAGGAGGTTTTGGCAGGGTTTATAAAGGCAGGTTAGAAACAGGAGAG ATTGTCGCGGTGAAACAACTTAATCAGGATGGTCTTCAGGGGCATCAAGAATTTATCGTGGAGGTTCTTATGCTGAGTCTGTTACACCATTCCAATCTTGTTACCTTGATTGGCTACTGTACTTCTGGTGATCAGAGGCTATTGGTTTATGAGTACATGCCGATGGGTAGTTTGGAAGATCATCTTTTTG ATCTAGAACCCGATAAAGAGCCATTAAGTTGGAGCACTCGGATGAAGATTGCTGTTGGTGCTGCTCGGGGACTCGAGTACCTACACTGTAAAGCAGACCCGCCTGTTATTTATCGCGACCTGAAATCTGCAAATATCTTGCTGGACAATGATTTTAATCCAAAACTATCAGATTTTGGACTTGCAAAATTGGGACCTGTTGGTGAAAATACACATGTTTCAACCAGAGTTATGGGGACATATGGTTACTGTGCCCCAGAGTATGCCATGAGTGGCAAGTTGACTGTTAAATCAGATATTTACAGTTTTGGTGTTGTTTTGTTGGAGTTAATTACTGGGAGAAAGGCTATAGATCGTTCAAAGAAGCCAGGGGAGCAGAACTTAGTTGCTTGG TCTCGCCCGTTTTTGAAAGAGCAAAAGAAATATTGTCAGTTGGCTGATCCTCTGTTGGAAGGTTGTTATCCTCGTCGTTGTTTGAACTATGCGATTGCTATAACTGCAATGTGCCTCAATGAGGAAGCCAATTTTCGCCCTCTTATTAGTGATATACTTGTTGCCCTAGAATATTTGGCTTCACAGTCCCGTGTCTCAGAATCCAGTACTGGTCGAGTACGAGGTACCAATCCATCATTGCCATATTCTGACACGAAAGCCGTTACTCGAGAACCAGATTCTAGGAGCAGAGCTTCCATTTAA
- the LOC133691146 gene encoding probable serine/threonine-protein kinase PBL21 isoform X3, with amino-acid sequence MLSLLHHSNLVTLIGYCTSGDQRLLVYEYMPMGSLEDHLFDLEPDKEPLSWSTRMKIAVGAARGLEYLHCKADPPVIYRDLKSANILLDNDFNPKLSDFGLAKLGPVGENTHVSTRVMGTYGYCAPEYAMSGKLTVKSDIYSFGVVLLELITGRKAIDRSKKPGEQNLVAWSRPFLKEQKKYCQLADPLLEGCYPRRCLNYAIAITAMCLNEEANFRPLISDILVALEYLASQSRVSESSTGRVRGTNPSLPYSDTKAVTREPDSRSRASI; translated from the exons ATGCTGAGTCTGTTACACCATTCCAATCTTGTTACCTTGATTGGCTACTGTACTTCTGGTGATCAGAGGCTATTGGTTTATGAGTACATGCCGATGGGTAGTTTGGAAGATCATCTTTTTG ATCTAGAACCCGATAAAGAGCCATTAAGTTGGAGCACTCGGATGAAGATTGCTGTTGGTGCTGCTCGGGGACTCGAGTACCTACACTGTAAAGCAGACCCGCCTGTTATTTATCGCGACCTGAAATCTGCAAATATCTTGCTGGACAATGATTTTAATCCAAAACTATCAGATTTTGGACTTGCAAAATTGGGACCTGTTGGTGAAAATACACATGTTTCAACCAGAGTTATGGGGACATATGGTTACTGTGCCCCAGAGTATGCCATGAGTGGCAAGTTGACTGTTAAATCAGATATTTACAGTTTTGGTGTTGTTTTGTTGGAGTTAATTACTGGGAGAAAGGCTATAGATCGTTCAAAGAAGCCAGGGGAGCAGAACTTAGTTGCTTGG TCTCGCCCGTTTTTGAAAGAGCAAAAGAAATATTGTCAGTTGGCTGATCCTCTGTTGGAAGGTTGTTATCCTCGTCGTTGTTTGAACTATGCGATTGCTATAACTGCAATGTGCCTCAATGAGGAAGCCAATTTTCGCCCTCTTATTAGTGATATACTTGTTGCCCTAGAATATTTGGCTTCACAGTCCCGTGTCTCAGAATCCAGTACTGGTCGAGTACGAGGTACCAATCCATCATTGCCATATTCTGACACGAAAGCCGTTACTCGAGAACCAGATTCTAGGAGCAGAGCTTCCATTTAA